From a single Apium graveolens cultivar Ventura chromosome 2, ASM990537v1, whole genome shotgun sequence genomic region:
- the LOC141708689 gene encoding uncharacterized protein LOC141708689 isoform X2 — MRLFIISCWFIGCLYGDQIPVKELAERVASYVHLCTLYWWLRPFGCGVVLGGYDRDGPQLYMIEPSGVSYKYINLARDSFSRTHLACGSNLQEACVSGSSIPGSTRKSKLKAVITGVTSGAFVLLLLGAIFMYRSYRMRTSKHDVYVDVEGCIMQFWKPWMIMTNFQWLQKTRMCYTEEQLDQVRVEAFGYIQEHI, encoded by the exons ATGAG ATTGTTTATCATTTCATGCTGGTTTATTGGTTGTCTATATGGTGACCAAATTCCAGTGAAAGAACTTGCTGAACGTGTTGCTAGTTATGTGCATCTGTGCACACTTTATTGGTGGCTCAG GCCGTTTGGTTGTGGAGTAGTTCTTGGAGGTTATGACAGAGATGGGCCTCAATTGTATATGATAGAACCCTCAGGCGTATCCTAT AAATACATCAACCTTGCTCGTGATAGCTTTTCAAGAACACATCTCGCTTGTGGTAGTAATCTTCAGGAAGCTTGTGTTTCAGGTTCCTCTATCCCAG GTTCTACCAGAAAATCAAAACTTAAGGCTGTAATTACTGGTGTAACTTCTGGTGCTTTCGTTCTTCTGTTACTTGGGGCTATCTTTATGTACCGATCTTATCGTATGCGCACATCTAAACATGATGTGTACGTTGATGTGGAAG GTTGTATAATGCAGTTTTGGAAACCATGGATGATTATGACCAATTTTCAGTGGCTACAGAAGACTCGCATGTGTTACACCGAGGAGCAACTTGATCAAGTACGTGTTGAAGCTTTCGGATATATCCAAGAGCACATCTGA
- the LOC141708689 gene encoding uncharacterized protein LOC141708689 isoform X1 produces MVTKLMLLASQRLMPLLMNLLFIISCWFIGCLYGDQIPVKELAERVASYVHLCTLYWWLRPFGCGVVLGGYDRDGPQLYMIEPSGVSYKYINLARDSFSRTHLACGSNLQEACVSGSSIPGSTRKSKLKAVITGVTSGAFVLLLLGAIFMYRSYRMRTSKHDVYVDVEGCIMQFWKPWMIMTNFQWLQKTRMCYTEEQLDQVRVEAFGYIQEHI; encoded by the exons ATGGTTACGAAGCTGATGTTATTGGCGAGTCAACGCCTGATGCCCTTGTTAATGAATTT ATTGTTTATCATTTCATGCTGGTTTATTGGTTGTCTATATGGTGACCAAATTCCAGTGAAAGAACTTGCTGAACGTGTTGCTAGTTATGTGCATCTGTGCACACTTTATTGGTGGCTCAG GCCGTTTGGTTGTGGAGTAGTTCTTGGAGGTTATGACAGAGATGGGCCTCAATTGTATATGATAGAACCCTCAGGCGTATCCTAT AAATACATCAACCTTGCTCGTGATAGCTTTTCAAGAACACATCTCGCTTGTGGTAGTAATCTTCAGGAAGCTTGTGTTTCAGGTTCCTCTATCCCAG GTTCTACCAGAAAATCAAAACTTAAGGCTGTAATTACTGGTGTAACTTCTGGTGCTTTCGTTCTTCTGTTACTTGGGGCTATCTTTATGTACCGATCTTATCGTATGCGCACATCTAAACATGATGTGTACGTTGATGTGGAAG GTTGTATAATGCAGTTTTGGAAACCATGGATGATTATGACCAATTTTCAGTGGCTACAGAAGACTCGCATGTGTTACACCGAGGAGCAACTTGATCAAGTACGTGTTGAAGCTTTCGGATATATCCAAGAGCACATCTGA